A genomic segment from Arcobacter acticola encodes:
- a CDS encoding beta-ketoacyl-ACP synthase II codes for MRRVVVTGIGTINSTGHNVKDSFEAVVNGVCGIDTITLFDASDFSVKIAGEVKDFDPTTVMDKKEVKKADRFIQLGIKAAHEAMIDSGYVTADNKKVDGSIADRFGIISGSGIGGLSTIERNSVVCETKGSRKVSPFFIPSSLANMLSGFISIEHNLRGPSLAHVTACAASTHALNDAVKTIMIGGADRILVVGAESAICGAGVAGFAAMKALSTRNDDPKKSSRPFDIDRDGFVMGEGAGALVVEDLELALARGANIYAEIIGFGESGDANHITAPVMDGPLRAMEAAFEMAKNITGEYPKIDYINAHGTSTPVGDKNETKAIKALFEGKDVPLVSSTKGQIGHCLGAAGAIEAIFTIKALNEGIIPPTINIENQDPECDLDYVANVARKAELTTVMSNNFGFGGTNGSVIFRKYTK; via the coding sequence ATGAGAAGAGTTGTTGTAACGGGTATTGGTACTATTAATTCTACAGGACATAACGTAAAAGATTCTTTTGAAGCTGTTGTAAATGGTGTTTGTGGTATTGATACTATAACACTATTTGATGCAAGTGATTTTTCTGTAAAAATTGCTGGAGAAGTAAAAGATTTTGATCCTACGACAGTTATGGATAAAAAAGAAGTAAAAAAAGCTGATAGATTTATTCAGTTAGGTATTAAAGCAGCGCATGAAGCTATGATAGATTCAGGTTATGTAACTGCTGATAATAAAAAAGTTGATGGATCAATTGCTGATAGATTTGGAATTATTTCAGGTTCAGGAATTGGTGGTTTATCAACTATTGAAAGAAATTCTGTTGTTTGTGAAACAAAAGGATCAAGAAAAGTTTCTCCTTTCTTTATTCCTTCATCTTTAGCAAATATGTTAAGTGGATTTATTTCTATTGAACATAATTTAAGAGGACCTTCTTTAGCTCACGTAACTGCTTGTGCTGCGTCTACTCATGCATTGAATGATGCTGTAAAAACTATTATGATTGGTGGAGCAGATAGGATTTTAGTTGTTGGTGCAGAATCAGCAATTTGTGGTGCAGGAGTTGCAGGATTTGCAGCGATGAAGGCATTATCTACAAGAAATGATGATCCTAAAAAATCATCAAGACCATTTGACATTGATAGAGATGGATTTGTTATGGGAGAAGGGGCAGGAGCGCTTGTTGTTGAAGACTTAGAATTAGCACTAGCACGTGGAGCTAACATTTATGCTGAAATTATTGGATTTGGTGAATCAGGTGATGCAAATCATATTACAGCTCCTGTTATGGATGGTCCATTAAGAGCTATGGAAGCAGCATTTGAAATGGCAAAAAACATCACTGGTGAATATCCTAAGATTGATTATATCAATGCCCATGGAACTTCAACTCCAGTTGGTGATAAAAATGAAACAAAAGCTATTAAAGCACTATTTGAAGGTAAAGATGTTCCATTAGTATCTTCTACAAAAGGTCAAATTGGACATTGTTTAGGTGCAGCAGGTGCAATTGAAGCAATCTTTACTATTAAAGCTTTAAATGAAGGAATTATTCCTCCAACAATAAATATTGAAAATCAAGATCCAGAATGTGATTTAGACTATGTTGCAAATGTCGCAAGAAAAGCTGAATTAACTACTGTTATGAGTAATAATTTTGGTTTTGGTGGAACTAACGGTTCTGTAATATTCAGAAAATATACAAAATAA
- the accA gene encoding acetyl-CoA carboxylase carboxyl transferase subunit alpha: MAAYLEFEDKIKKIEDDIIIAKTKADEHAVEILEKKLEKEVEKTFKNLSDYQKLQLARHPDRPYALDYINGLLTNAYEIHGDRHYVDDHAIVCYLGFIGTQKVLVIGEQKGRGTKDKLYRNFGMPSPEGYRKALRAAKMADKFQIPILMLVDTPGAYPGIGAEERNQSEAIARNLYEFADLTTPTVSIVIGEGGSGGALAISVADKLAMMRYSVYAVISPEGCSAILWNDPTKVETAANALKITAENLKELKLIDDVINEPLIGAHRKKDEAIKALKDYFLTSLDELKKLTPAQRYEKKYEKIMNLGSFLEK; encoded by the coding sequence TTGGCAGCTTACTTAGAATTCGAAGATAAAATCAAAAAAATTGAAGATGATATTATAATTGCTAAAACTAAAGCAGATGAACACGCTGTTGAAATTTTAGAAAAAAAACTTGAGAAAGAAGTTGAAAAAACTTTTAAAAATTTAAGTGATTATCAAAAACTTCAGTTAGCTAGACACCCAGATAGACCATACGCATTAGATTATATAAATGGTCTACTTACAAATGCATATGAAATTCATGGTGATAGACACTATGTTGATGATCACGCAATAGTATGCTATTTAGGATTTATTGGTACTCAAAAAGTATTAGTAATTGGAGAGCAAAAAGGTAGAGGAACAAAAGACAAACTTTATAGAAATTTTGGAATGCCAAGTCCAGAAGGATATAGAAAAGCTTTAAGAGCTGCAAAAATGGCAGATAAATTTCAAATTCCAATCCTAATGTTAGTTGACACTCCAGGTGCATATCCAGGAATTGGAGCTGAAGAAAGAAATCAATCTGAAGCAATTGCAAGAAATTTATATGAATTTGCAGACCTAACAACTCCTACTGTTTCTATTGTTATTGGAGAAGGTGGTTCAGGTGGAGCTTTGGCTATTTCAGTTGCAGATAAATTAGCGATGATGAGATACTCTGTTTATGCTGTTATTTCACCTGAAGGTTGTAGTGCTATTTTATGGAATGATCCAACAAAAGTTGAAACAGCAGCTAATGCACTAAAAATTACTGCTGAAAACTTAAAAGAATTGAAACTAATTGATGATGTTATAAATGAACCATTAATTGGTGCTCATAGAAAAAAAGATGAAGCAATTAAAGCATTAAAAGATTATTTTTTAACATCTTTAGATGAATTAAAAAAATTAACTCCTGCTCAAAGATATGAAAAAAAATATGAGAAAATTATGAATTTAGGTTCTTTTCTAGAAAAATAA
- a CDS encoding histidine triad nucleotide-binding protein yields the protein MCIFCKIVKGEIPNQTILEDENFLAFNDINPTRKIHVLIIPKEHYDSFDVMPPKVMASMTEFIQKVASKLDVRQSGYRLITNIGDDGGQEVHHLHFHLIGGEPVGRLVR from the coding sequence ATGTGTATATTCTGTAAAATTGTAAAAGGTGAGATTCCAAATCAAACTATTTTAGAAGATGAAAACTTTTTAGCTTTTAATGATATTAATCCAACAAGAAAAATCCATGTTTTAATTATTCCAAAAGAGCATTATGATTCATTTGATGTGATGCCACCAAAAGTAATGGCTTCAATGACTGAGTTTATTCAAAAAGTTGCATCAAAATTAGATGTAAGACAAAGTGGCTATAGATTAATTACAAATATTGGAGATGATGGGGGACAAGAAGTACATCATTTACATTTTCATTTGATTGGTGGAGAACCAGTTGGAAGATTAGTTAGATAA
- the pheS gene encoding phenylalanine--tRNA ligase subunit alpha: MTQWIEKITNAASLEELENLRIDTLGKKGVLTLEFAKMKSVPNEEKKAFAENLNTQKTIITDAIEAKKEILEKEALNKKLEAEKIDVTRFNNEMSCGATHPVVETMDRIIRYFQNLNFAVEEGPLVEDDFHNFEALNLPKYHPARDMQDTFYNKDYTLLRTHTSPVQIRTMLTQNTPIRMIAPGTVFRRDFDITHTPMFHQIEALVVDEADKVSFANLKHVLVEFLQHMFGDVEVRFRPSFFPFTEPSAEVDISCVFCKGDGCRVCSQTGWLEVLGCGIVDENVFKAVGYENKSGYAFGLGVERFAMLIHNIGDLRSLFESDTRLLGQFK; this comes from the coding sequence GTGACACAGTGGATTGAAAAAATAACCAATGCAGCATCACTTGAAGAGTTAGAAAACTTAAGAATTGATACTTTAGGTAAAAAAGGTGTTTTAACTTTAGAATTTGCAAAAATGAAAAGTGTTCCAAATGAAGAGAAAAAAGCATTTGCTGAAAATCTAAATACACAAAAAACTATAATCACAGATGCAATTGAAGCAAAAAAAGAGATTTTAGAAAAAGAGGCTTTAAATAAAAAATTAGAAGCTGAAAAAATTGATGTAACTAGATTTAACAATGAAATGTCTTGTGGAGCTACACATCCTGTAGTTGAAACAATGGATAGAATTATTAGATATTTTCAAAATCTTAATTTTGCAGTTGAAGAAGGTCCATTAGTTGAAGATGATTTTCATAATTTTGAAGCACTAAATCTTCCTAAATATCACCCTGCTCGTGATATGCAAGATACTTTTTACAACAAAGACTATACCTTATTGAGAACTCATACCTCTCCTGTTCAAATTAGAACGATGTTAACTCAAAATACACCTATTAGAATGATAGCTCCAGGAACTGTTTTTAGAAGAGATTTTGATATTACTCATACTCCTATGTTTCACCAAATTGAAGCACTTGTTGTTGATGAAGCAGACAAAGTTTCATTTGCTAATTTAAAACACGTATTAGTTGAGTTTTTACAACATATGTTTGGTGATGTTGAAGTAAGATTCAGACCTTCATTTTTCCCATTCACTGAACCTTCAGCTGAAGTTGATATTTCTTGCGTATTCTGTAAAGGTGATGGATGTAGAGTTTGTTCACAAACAGGATGGCTTGAAGTTTTAGGTTGTGGTATTGTTGATGAGAATGTATTTAAAGCGGTTGGTTATGAAAACAAATCAGGATATGCTTTTGGATTAGGTGTTGAAAGATTTGCTATGCTTATTCATAATATTGGAGATTTAAGATCACTATTTGAAAGTGATACAAGACTATTAGGACAATTCAAATGA
- the pheT gene encoding phenylalanine--tRNA ligase subunit beta, which translates to MIITRTWLEEFIDISKISTDEICKTLNSIGLEVDSVEKLSIAPKVVVGKVLEKVKHPDADKLNICQVDIGESTVQIVCGAKNVDAGQLVPVAVVGCDLGNDFIIKAAKLRGVESNGMICSSTELGLAKLNDGILELDDSIGKLILGKELKEYSKLNDEIIEVELTANRGDCLSIYGIARELSAYYNIPLIECEKQLKHNDLGIGQVLEVECDSNIKSSLLFKAVNFANFKFPVLHKLRTSILGKYQEGNDVKNVLTYATHAIGVILNAYSKEKTIQGNNLSILKIKKDEQGFDNVYGIEQLSKICVEHKDINPDDTNFILEASYINPEYISKKVFETKIKTGEVYYKASRGSEPDIEFGANYFSNLVSKYGASIYRGNESFIEDSEKLTLDVSVRKINAIIGQEIPKIDIEKILTSLGFEVKDTLDNVLVIKIPYYRHDIKNVADITEEIVRIIGIDNIISKPLQIDEVNRVNKTSNDLIKKNKLRFKAIENGFYETLTYVFSSKENLQKYGFKTVKDDLELINPIVKELNTYRTTMLLNLVEACANNFKVGARSTAFFEIGTIFDENRNESKKISFIQTGNAESEDVSNAGKPKNIDFFAFSKKILNTIGKFDLEAMTQIDNSFIHPFQNANIIIDGKVVGYICKLHPSVCTDFDLNDTFIAQVDFEAISNDIIKTNAYSKFQSSKKDLTIITPKSMEYKEIKKAINSLNNTNIKQFNLIDIYNDEKLGDSESLTIRFVLQNDEKTMEDEDITSTMTSILNVLNEKLSIGLRQ; encoded by the coding sequence ATGATAATTACTAGAACTTGGTTAGAAGAATTTATTGATATTTCAAAAATTTCAACAGATGAGATTTGTAAAACATTAAACTCAATAGGGCTTGAAGTTGATAGCGTTGAAAAATTGTCAATTGCACCTAAAGTTGTTGTTGGAAAAGTTTTAGAAAAAGTTAAACATCCAGATGCCGATAAATTAAATATTTGTCAAGTAGATATTGGAGAGAGTACTGTTCAAATAGTTTGTGGTGCAAAGAATGTAGATGCAGGTCAACTTGTTCCTGTTGCTGTTGTTGGTTGTGATTTAGGAAATGATTTTATAATTAAAGCTGCAAAATTAAGAGGTGTTGAATCAAATGGTATGATTTGTTCATCAACAGAACTTGGACTTGCAAAACTAAATGATGGAATTTTAGAACTTGATGATTCAATTGGTAAATTAATACTTGGTAAAGAATTAAAAGAATATTCAAAATTAAATGATGAAATAATCGAAGTTGAATTAACTGCAAATAGAGGTGATTGTCTAAGTATTTACGGAATTGCAAGAGAATTAAGTGCATATTATAATATTCCATTAATTGAATGTGAAAAACAATTAAAACATAATGATTTGGGAATTGGTCAAGTTTTAGAAGTTGAATGCGATAGCAATATCAAATCTTCTTTATTATTTAAAGCTGTAAATTTTGCAAATTTTAAATTTCCTGTTTTACATAAATTAAGAACTTCAATATTAGGTAAATACCAAGAAGGGAATGATGTAAAAAATGTTCTAACATATGCTACTCATGCAATTGGTGTAATTTTAAATGCTTATTCAAAAGAGAAAACAATTCAAGGAAATAATTTAAGTATTTTAAAAATCAAAAAAGATGAGCAAGGTTTTGATAATGTTTATGGAATTGAACAATTAAGTAAAATCTGTGTTGAGCATAAAGACATTAATCCAGATGATACAAATTTTATTCTTGAAGCTTCTTATATTAATCCTGAATATATATCAAAAAAAGTTTTTGAAACAAAAATAAAAACAGGAGAAGTTTATTATAAAGCTTCAAGAGGTAGTGAACCAGATATTGAATTTGGAGCAAATTATTTTTCTAATTTAGTTTCAAAATATGGAGCTTCAATTTATAGAGGTAATGAATCATTTATAGAAGATAGTGAAAAATTAACTTTAGATGTTAGTGTAAGAAAAATCAATGCAATAATTGGACAAGAAATTCCAAAAATTGATATTGAAAAAATACTTACATCTTTAGGATTTGAAGTTAAAGATACACTGGATAATGTATTAGTAATAAAAATTCCATACTATAGACACGATATTAAAAACGTTGCTGATATAACTGAAGAAATTGTAAGAATAATTGGAATAGATAATATCATTTCAAAACCTTTACAAATTGACGAAGTTAATAGAGTAAATAAAACATCAAATGACTTGATCAAAAAAAATAAATTAAGATTCAAAGCAATTGAAAATGGTTTTTATGAAACTTTAACTTACGTATTTTCATCAAAAGAAAATCTACAAAAATATGGATTTAAAACTGTTAAAGATGACTTAGAACTTATTAATCCAATTGTAAAAGAGTTAAATACATATAGAACTACTATGCTTTTGAATTTAGTAGAAGCTTGTGCAAATAATTTCAAAGTTGGAGCTAGATCAACAGCATTTTTTGAAATTGGAACTATTTTTGATGAAAATAGAAATGAGAGTAAAAAAATATCATTTATTCAAACAGGAAATGCAGAATCTGAAGATGTATCAAATGCTGGTAAACCTAAAAATATTGATTTCTTTGCTTTTTCTAAAAAAATATTAAATACAATTGGTAAATTTGATTTAGAAGCAATGACTCAAATAGATAACTCATTTATTCATCCATTTCAAAATGCAAATATAATTATTGATGGAAAGGTAGTTGGTTATATTTGCAAGTTACATCCAAGTGTTTGTACTGATTTTGATTTAAATGATACATTTATTGCTCAAGTTGATTTTGAAGCAATTTCTAATGATATAATAAAAACAAATGCATATTCAAAATTTCAGTCATCAAAAAAAGATTTAACTATTATTACTCCAAAATCTATGGAATACAAAGAAATTAAAAAAGCAATTAATTCTTTAAATAATACAAATATTAAACAATTTAATTTAATTGATATTTATAATGATGAGAAATTAGGTGACAGTGAAAGTTTAACAATTAGATTTGTTTTACAAAATGATGAGAAAACAATGGAAGATGAAGATATAACTAGTACAATGACTTCAATTCTAAATGTATTAAACGAAAAATTATCTATTGGTCTAAGACAATAA
- the aroA gene encoding 3-phosphoshikimate 1-carboxyvinyltransferase, whose product MEKFAIKKLTKAFDIEIDSIASDKSISHRCAMFSLFSNETSYIKNYLTAEDTLNTLSIVEQLGAIIKRDGSSVEITPTDTLTEPSDVLDCGNSGTAMRLFCGLLASVDGAFTLTGDKYLRNRPMKRVADPLRSIGALIDGREHGNKAPLFIRGVKELQPFTYHSPVDSAQVKSAMILAALRANGVSKYKENELTRDHTERMLKGMGAKLENDSDGFINIHPLTGHLKPLNITVPTDPSSAFFFALAAAITPKARVLIKNVTLNPTRIEAYQVLKKMGVIVNFIEKQNVYEPIGDIEVINNELNGVVVSENISWLIDELPALSIAMSLANGKSKVSNAKELRVKESDRISSVVNNLKLCGVEYTEFEDGYEITGGLLNKATINSHGDHRIAMSFAIAGLNCDMDIEDIQCIETSFPNFKEILDSLFK is encoded by the coding sequence GTGGAAAAGTTTGCTATAAAAAAATTAACAAAAGCATTTGATATAGAAATAGACTCAATAGCAAGTGATAAATCAATATCCCATAGATGTGCTATGTTTTCACTTTTTTCTAATGAAACTTCATATATTAAAAACTATTTAACAGCTGAAGATACTTTAAATACACTTAGTATAGTTGAACAATTAGGTGCAATTATTAAAAGAGATGGAAGCAGTGTTGAAATAACTCCAACAGATACATTAACTGAACCTTCAGATGTTCTTGATTGTGGAAATTCTGGAACTGCTATGAGACTATTTTGTGGATTATTAGCAAGTGTTGATGGTGCCTTTACACTTACAGGGGACAAATACCTAAGAAATAGACCTATGAAAAGAGTTGCTGATCCTTTAAGAAGTATTGGTGCACTTATAGATGGAAGAGAACATGGAAATAAAGCTCCTTTATTTATAAGAGGAGTAAAAGAGCTTCAACCTTTTACTTATCACTCTCCTGTTGATTCTGCACAAGTAAAATCAGCAATGATTCTAGCTGCTTTAAGAGCTAATGGAGTATCAAAATATAAAGAAAATGAATTAACAAGAGATCATACAGAGAGAATGTTAAAAGGTATGGGAGCTAAACTTGAAAATGATAGTGATGGGTTTATAAATATTCATCCATTAACAGGTCATTTAAAACCTTTAAATATAACAGTTCCAACTGATCCTTCTTCTGCATTTTTCTTTGCACTTGCAGCTGCTATTACTCCAAAAGCTAGGGTTTTAATAAAAAATGTTACATTAAATCCAACAAGAATTGAAGCATATCAAGTTCTTAAAAAAATGGGTGTAATTGTTAACTTTATAGAAAAACAAAATGTTTATGAACCAATTGGTGATATTGAAGTAATAAACAATGAACTAAATGGTGTAGTTGTTAGTGAAAATATCTCTTGGCTAATTGATGAGTTACCAGCATTATCAATAGCAATGAGTTTAGCAAACGGAAAATCAAAAGTTTCAAATGCAAAAGAGTTAAGAGTAAAAGAATCAGATAGAATCTCAAGCGTAGTAAATAACTTAAAACTTTGCGGCGTAGAATACACAGAATTTGAAGACGGATATGAAATAACGGGTGGCTTATTAAATAAAGCTACAATTAACTCACATGGAGATCATAGAATTGCAATGAGTTTTGCAATAGCTGGATTAAATTGTGATATGGATATAGAAGATATTCAATGTATTGAAACTTCATTTCCTAATTTTAAAGAGATATTGGACTCTTTATTTAAATAA
- a CDS encoding 4-hydroxy-3-methylbut-2-enyl diphosphate reductase: MKVKLASNYGFCFGVKRAIKIAEDYKNSSTMGPLIHNQDEINRLRNDFNVGLYTNLSDVKDHDTVIIRTHGIPKDDLKNLRAQKAKIINATCPFVTTPQQIVKKMSKEGYSILIFGDADHPEVKGVQSYGEDQNDVHIILEPSDIENLVFKNNKIATVAQTTKKKEKYLEIVNALILKNKEVRVFNTICDATFENQDAARDLSKEVDVMIVIGGKNSSNTKQLHSICLENCADSYLIENETELQNSWFLNKKLCGITAGASTPDWIIQQVVEKVESQN; encoded by the coding sequence ATGAAAGTAAAATTAGCATCTAATTATGGATTTTGTTTTGGAGTTAAAAGAGCTATAAAAATAGCAGAAGATTATAAAAACTCTTCAACAATGGGACCATTAATTCATAATCAAGATGAAATAAATAGATTAAGAAATGATTTTAATGTAGGTTTATATACAAATCTTAGTGATGTTAAAGATCATGATACAGTTATTATTAGAACACATGGTATTCCAAAAGATGACCTAAAAAACCTAAGAGCGCAAAAAGCTAAAATAATAAATGCAACATGCCCTTTTGTAACAACACCACAGCAAATAGTTAAAAAAATGTCAAAAGAAGGATATTCAATCCTAATTTTTGGTGATGCTGATCATCCTGAAGTTAAAGGTGTACAATCTTATGGTGAAGATCAAAATGATGTACATATAATATTAGAACCAAGTGATATTGAAAATCTAGTATTTAAAAATAACAAAATTGCAACAGTCGCTCAAACTACAAAAAAGAAAGAAAAATATCTTGAAATTGTAAATGCATTGATATTAAAAAACAAAGAAGTAAGAGTATTTAATACAATTTGTGATGCAACTTTTGAGAACCAAGATGCCGCAAGAGATCTATCAAAAGAAGTTGATGTGATGATTGTAATTGGTGGTAAAAACTCATCAAATACAAAACAATTACACTCTATTTGTTTAGAGAATTGTGCTGATTCTTACCTAATTGAAAATGAAACAGAACTACAAAATTCATGGTTTTTAAATAAAAAATTATGTGGAATAACAGCAGGTGCATCGACTCCTGACTGGATTATTCAGCAAGTTGTAGAGAAAGTAGAGTCTCAAAACTAA
- a CDS encoding 30S ribosomal protein S1, producing the protein MGIEDIDLGEDFDFEQMLNESFENAENNSVVDGVIVEINSERVLVDVGQKIEGQLNISEITIGGEVKYKVGDTIPVMLMGSRGERPSISHKKVLQKEKFDAFEKAHGENFEDVTIEGKIVSVKQRGGFIIEDADGCEYFMPMAQSYLKTIGAVGKTVKAKVIKVNKAQNSIIVSRKKLIEESKAVKDNKVTEILENKEPVIGTIKKITSYGMFVDLGGIDGLVNYNEISYKGPVNPANYYNEGDAVSVVVLSYDKTKQHLSLSIKAALSNPWEEIKDELEVGDTITVTVSNFESYGAFVDLGNDIEGLLHISEISWNKNLKNPKELLTIGEEINVEVIELNIEQKRLRVSLKNLQEKPFTKFTNDHKVGDIITGKIATLTDFGAFVSIGDVDGLLHNEEASWEPNAKCKALFKKGDEVEVKIIKIDREKENISLSIKEIADSPAKKFQDAYKIGDIVKGTVKDAKDFGIFIKLENNLDGLIRNEDFGPLKADEVKNGDEIEAVVVNIDTKKNRVRLSVRRLEQQQEREVLKSVNDDSSMTLGDIIKDQMKS; encoded by the coding sequence ATGGGTATCGAAGATATTGATTTAGGTGAAGACTTTGATTTTGAGCAAATGCTTAATGAGTCTTTTGAGAATGCGGAAAATAATTCTGTGGTTGATGGTGTAATTGTTGAAATTAATAGTGAAAGAGTTCTAGTTGACGTTGGTCAAAAAATAGAAGGTCAGTTAAATATTTCTGAAATTACAATTGGTGGTGAAGTAAAATATAAAGTTGGTGACACAATTCCTGTTATGTTAATGGGAAGCAGAGGTGAGAGACCAAGTATTTCACATAAAAAAGTTTTACAAAAAGAAAAATTTGATGCTTTTGAAAAAGCTCATGGTGAAAACTTCGAAGATGTAACAATCGAAGGTAAAATCGTTTCTGTAAAACAAAGAGGTGGATTTATAATCGAAGATGCTGATGGTTGTGAATATTTCATGCCTATGGCTCAATCTTACTTAAAAACTATTGGTGCAGTTGGTAAAACTGTAAAAGCAAAAGTTATCAAAGTAAACAAAGCTCAAAATTCAATTATTGTTTCAAGAAAAAAATTAATTGAAGAATCAAAAGCTGTTAAAGATAATAAAGTAACTGAAATTTTAGAAAATAAAGAACCAGTTATTGGAACAATCAAAAAAATTACTTCTTATGGAATGTTTGTTGATTTAGGTGGAATTGATGGTTTAGTAAACTACAATGAAATCTCATACAAAGGTCCTGTAAATCCTGCAAATTATTACAACGAAGGTGATGCTGTATCTGTTGTTGTATTATCTTATGACAAAACAAAACAACATTTATCTTTATCAATTAAAGCAGCTTTATCTAATCCTTGGGAAGAGATTAAAGACGAATTAGAAGTTGGTGATACAATTACTGTTACAGTTTCTAACTTTGAATCTTATGGTGCATTTGTTGATTTAGGAAATGACATTGAAGGTTTATTACATATATCTGAAATTTCATGGAATAAAAACTTAAAAAATCCAAAAGAGCTTTTAACAATTGGTGAAGAAATCAATGTTGAAGTTATTGAATTAAATATTGAACAAAAAAGATTAAGAGTATCTTTAAAAAATCTACAAGAAAAACCTTTTACTAAATTCACAAACGATCATAAAGTTGGTGACATAATCACTGGTAAAATTGCTACATTAACTGACTTTGGTGCTTTTGTAAGCATTGGTGATGTTGATGGTTTATTACATAATGAAGAAGCTTCATGGGAACCAAATGCAAAATGTAAAGCATTATTCAAAAAAGGTGATGAAGTAGAAGTTAAAATTATCAAAATTGATAGAGAAAAAGAAAATATCTCATTATCTATTAAAGAAATTGCTGATTCTCCTGCTAAAAAATTCCAAGATGCTTACAAAATCGGTGACATCGTAAAAGGAACTGTAAAAGATGCTAAAGATTTCGGAATTTTCATTAAATTAGAAAATAATCTTGATGGTTTAATTAGAAATGAAGATTTTGGTCCATTAAAAGCTGATGAAGTAAAAAATGGTGATGAAATTGAAGCTGTTGTTGTAAATATTGACACTAAAAAAAATAGAGTTAGATTATCTGTTAGAAGATTAGAGCAACAACAAGAAAGAGAAGTTTTAAAATCAGTAAATGATGACTCATCTATGACTTTAGGTGACATTATAAAAGATCAAATGAAATCATAG